One genomic segment of Desulfocapsa sulfexigens DSM 10523 includes these proteins:
- the phnH gene encoding phosphonate C-P lyase system protein PhnH: MITEQNVELLNRINFRSCLNAMARPGTVFPIEPFFHSAMMALASVLLYPEVRFFQQADGDWTMIKAMTGTTEVKESEADYLFLDQPDPDILTASQHGDQQNPERSATLICSCDSFANGNPVLLRGPGIQGSRRTTLPVPPVFLKRLAQKNKDFPLGIDLFFLSLDNTVCALPRTTSVELL; the protein is encoded by the coding sequence ATGATTACAGAACAAAATGTTGAGCTGCTCAACCGGATCAATTTTCGTAGCTGCCTGAATGCCATGGCCAGGCCAGGTACCGTTTTCCCGATAGAACCTTTTTTCCATTCCGCCATGATGGCTCTTGCCTCCGTACTTCTCTATCCGGAAGTACGGTTTTTTCAGCAGGCGGATGGCGACTGGACGATGATCAAAGCAATGACCGGAACCACGGAAGTGAAGGAAAGCGAGGCGGATTATCTCTTCCTCGATCAACCGGATCCGGACATCTTGACTGCATCTCAACACGGTGACCAGCAGAACCCCGAGCGCAGTGCCACCCTTATCTGCAGCTGCGACAGCTTTGCAAACGGTAATCCGGTACTTCTCAGAGGACCTGGCATTCAGGGAAGCAGGAGAACGACCCTGCCGGTGCCTCCTGTTTTTTTAAAGCGGCTGGCACAAAAGAACAAAGACTTTCCCCTGGGGATTGATCTGTTTTTTCTTTCGCTGGACAACACTGTCTGCGCTCTTCCCCGCACGACTTCCGTGGAGTTGTTATGA
- a CDS encoding carbon-phosphorus lyase complex subunit PhnI: MSYVAIKGGSEAIRSSKTFFRDMIHHAEGIGDKELQKGLIFSCDRIMGEGGLYSEKLAAEAIRRTGGDLLEAAFYMRAHRSTCRRVGDAETLNCGSMRLLRRISSAFKDIEGGQILGPSCDYVIRLFHGNLQEEEDNSLKVDSMTGPLPSAVDSMRLRDQVIVLPNHEDSPHDVSRSFPLPPYTRSSLMQVMSRGETGAMLAFAYTSMRGYGDVHPTIGDLRIGYIEVKFTHPFTGKKVKVGEIRVTACESIGSFNRDPGDGKLRLSTGFGFCLGFNETKAIAMSILDMAMHHKGYSVGGVDIASNPEIIIHHVDGIESMGFTNHFKLPHYVTFQADLHVLERAKEMTDE, from the coding sequence ATGAGCTATGTAGCTATTAAAGGCGGCAGTGAAGCGATTCGTTCTTCTAAAACTTTTTTCCGTGACATGATTCACCATGCAGAGGGAATTGGCGATAAAGAACTGCAGAAAGGGCTTATCTTTTCCTGTGACCGGATAATGGGTGAAGGTGGTTTGTACAGCGAAAAACTTGCCGCAGAGGCCATCCGGCGAACAGGAGGAGATCTGCTTGAGGCGGCCTTTTACATGCGGGCTCACCGATCCACCTGCAGACGGGTGGGAGACGCCGAAACACTGAACTGTGGGAGCATGCGGCTCCTTCGCCGTATCTCTTCTGCGTTTAAAGATATTGAGGGTGGTCAGATTCTGGGCCCCTCCTGTGATTATGTTATTCGCCTTTTTCACGGCAATCTCCAGGAAGAGGAGGATAATTCCCTCAAGGTAGACAGCATGACGGGGCCACTCCCCAGTGCGGTTGACAGCATGCGTCTCCGTGATCAGGTGATTGTGCTGCCCAACCATGAAGATTCACCCCATGACGTCTCCCGCTCATTCCCTTTACCGCCTTACACCAGAAGCAGTCTGATGCAGGTCATGTCCAGGGGGGAGACCGGAGCCATGCTTGCCTTCGCCTATACTTCAATGCGCGGTTACGGAGATGTACACCCCACCATCGGGGATTTACGTATCGGCTATATTGAGGTGAAATTCACCCACCCCTTCACTGGAAAAAAAGTGAAGGTCGGAGAGATCCGGGTGACGGCCTGTGAATCCATCGGCTCCTTCAACCGGGATCCCGGTGACGGCAAGCTTCGTCTGAGCACAGGGTTTGGATTTTGCCTCGGTTTTAACGAGACAAAGGCAATCGCCATGTCAATCCTTGATATGGCCATGCATCACAAGGGGTATTCGGTGGGAGGGGTGGACATTGCCTCCAATCCGGAAATCATTATTCACCATGTGGACGGTATTGAGTCCATGGGCTTTACCAATCACTTTAAACTCCCGCACTACGTAACTTTTCAGGCCGATCTCCATGTACTGGAGAGGGCAAAGGAGATGACGGATGAATAA
- the phnE gene encoding phosphonate ABC transporter, permease protein PhnE, with translation MTSLQITPEYLQKKSSPFQWQNLLILVLISAVYSTSWLNTEMSVGSLIDGWSHMQSYIVGNPDIEGSSFFPPSFIVYDIRLYLKAMLETIEMAVVALFISIAVGFPLSLLASRNILKILIPGRGILARGLRRILYTIAMLVANVFRSINEIVWALLFVSAVGLGPMAGILALGVHTAGVLCKLLAEGNEAIDPGPVEALTATGASFPKIIVYAVLPQTMPHFISMVLYRFESDVRSASILGFVGAGGIGFYLFDKVRAFENADVTTIIIIIVLTVWLIDKLSAGIRAKFI, from the coding sequence ATGACATCACTACAAATCACACCGGAGTATTTACAGAAAAAATCATCTCCGTTCCAGTGGCAAAATCTTCTCATCCTAGTGCTGATAAGTGCTGTATATTCAACAAGCTGGTTGAACACCGAGATGAGTGTCGGTTCACTGATTGACGGTTGGAGTCACATGCAGTCCTACATTGTCGGCAATCCTGATATAGAGGGATCCAGTTTTTTTCCACCCTCCTTTATCGTCTATGATATCAGGCTTTACCTCAAGGCCATGCTTGAGACCATAGAAATGGCAGTGGTAGCCCTCTTTATTTCCATTGCCGTCGGCTTTCCTCTGTCGCTTCTGGCCTCACGAAATATTTTGAAAATTCTTATCCCGGGAAGAGGTATCCTGGCCAGGGGGTTGCGGCGGATTCTTTACACCATCGCCATGTTGGTGGCCAATGTCTTCCGTTCTATTAACGAAATCGTCTGGGCCCTGCTCTTTGTGTCGGCCGTGGGACTGGGACCGATGGCTGGTATTCTGGCCCTTGGTGTCCATACCGCAGGCGTGCTCTGTAAACTCCTTGCCGAGGGAAATGAGGCCATTGATCCCGGGCCGGTTGAGGCACTGACTGCTACGGGAGCGAGTTTCCCGAAAATTATTGTCTATGCCGTACTACCGCAGACCATGCCTCATTTTATTTCCATGGTCCTCTATCGTTTTGAATCGGATGTGCGCAGTGCTTCCATTCTCGGGTTTGTTGGAGCCGGGGGCATAGGATTCTATCTCTTTGATAAAGTACGTGCCTTTGAGAATGCGGATGTGACAACCATTATTATCATTATTGTGCTCACAGTGTGGTTGATCGATAAGCTCAGTGCCGGAATCAGGGCAAAATTTATTTGA
- the phnD gene encoding phosphonate ABC transporter substrate-binding protein: MKRLIMTVMVLFTLATLTTASAAVKEGWPETLTYGVIPVASSRNMSDSFGGLVQHLEKELGIKVKLQVAGDYAGVITGMQHGHIDLAYLGPKSYCEAAIRAGAEALVVEVGQSGVAGYHGYIITKAGSGLNSLDDLKGKKWAFTDPHSTSGTLVPTVYFNNINISPEKYFGKVIYSGSHEASILSVKAGKVDGASTNDLDFDRGLGTHWNKDDFNIIWTSDLIPGSPMAARADLPASLKQAIQEAFISYQDKDGLEKLKISGFQKADDKLYDGIRELIALKKALKERVANK; encoded by the coding sequence ATGAAAAGATTAATAATGACTGTGATGGTGCTCTTTACCCTTGCAACGCTGACGACTGCATCTGCCGCGGTAAAAGAGGGATGGCCGGAAACCCTTACCTATGGGGTCATACCGGTTGCCTCGTCCCGTAATATGTCAGACAGCTTCGGGGGCCTGGTTCAGCATCTGGAAAAAGAGCTGGGCATTAAAGTCAAACTGCAGGTGGCAGGAGACTATGCCGGAGTTATAACCGGAATGCAGCATGGTCATATCGACCTTGCCTACCTTGGTCCCAAGTCCTACTGCGAAGCCGCCATACGTGCGGGTGCCGAAGCCTTGGTGGTTGAAGTAGGGCAGAGCGGTGTGGCCGGTTATCACGGGTATATTATTACCAAGGCAGGTTCTGGACTGAACAGCCTTGATGACCTGAAAGGAAAAAAGTGGGCCTTCACCGATCCTCACTCGACCTCCGGCACCCTGGTGCCCACTGTTTACTTCAATAACATTAACATCAGTCCAGAGAAGTACTTTGGCAAAGTCATTTACTCAGGAAGTCACGAGGCCTCCATTCTGTCTGTTAAAGCTGGCAAGGTTGATGGTGCCTCCACAAATGACCTCGATTTTGATCGTGGCCTGGGTACCCACTGGAACAAGGATGACTTTAACATTATCTGGACATCCGACCTCATCCCCGGTTCCCCCATGGCGGCACGCGCTGACCTGCCGGCTTCTTTGAAGCAGGCCATTCAGGAGGCCTTTATCTCCTATCAGGATAAAGACGGCCTGGAGAAATTGAAGATCTCAGGTTTCCAGAAAGCTGACGACAAGCTCTACGATGGAATCAGGGAACTGATAGCTCTGAAAAAGGCATTGAAGGAACGGGTTGCAAATAAGTAA
- a CDS encoding GGGtGRT protein: MALFESYERRIDQIIPVLEEYGIKSLEEAKEVCDAYGVDVARIVKDIQPICFENACWAYTVGAAIAIKKGETKAVDIAATLGIGLQAFCIPGSVADHRQVGIGHGNLASMLLREETKCFAFIAGHESFAAAEGAIGLAMSANRVRKEPLRVILNGLGKDASHIISRINGFTSVETRFDYATSQLKVIKEKRFSEGPRGEVRCYGADDVREGVAINHLEGVDVSITGNSTNPTRFQHPVAGTYKKECNISGKKYFSVASGGGTGRTLHPDNMAAGPASYGMTDTMGRMHSDAQFAGSSSVPAHVEMMGLIGMGNNPMVGASVAVAVALEQAS, translated from the coding sequence ATGGCATTATTTGAAAGTTATGAAAGGCGGATCGATCAGATCATCCCTGTTCTTGAAGAGTATGGAATAAAAAGCCTTGAAGAGGCCAAGGAAGTATGTGATGCATATGGTGTTGATGTTGCCCGTATTGTAAAAGACATCCAGCCCATCTGCTTTGAAAATGCCTGCTGGGCATATACCGTTGGTGCTGCCATTGCCATCAAAAAAGGGGAGACAAAGGCCGTTGATATTGCCGCAACTCTTGGTATTGGACTTCAGGCTTTCTGCATCCCGGGATCCGTTGCGGATCATCGTCAGGTAGGTATAGGGCACGGAAATCTTGCCTCCATGCTCCTGCGTGAAGAGACAAAATGCTTTGCCTTTATTGCTGGACATGAGTCTTTTGCCGCGGCTGAAGGGGCTATCGGCCTGGCCATGTCTGCAAACCGTGTCCGGAAAGAACCGCTGCGTGTAATCCTGAATGGTCTCGGCAAGGATGCCTCACATATCATTTCCCGCATCAACGGCTTCACCAGTGTGGAGACACGGTTTGATTATGCCACCTCGCAGCTGAAAGTCATAAAGGAAAAACGTTTTTCCGAAGGCCCTCGTGGAGAGGTTCGCTGCTATGGTGCAGATGATGTCCGTGAAGGTGTTGCCATCAATCATCTGGAAGGAGTCGATGTCTCCATTACTGGAAACTCTACCAACCCTACCCGTTTTCAGCATCCCGTTGCAGGAACCTACAAAAAGGAATGCAATATTAGTGGAAAAAAATATTTTTCTGTTGCATCAGGTGGCGGAACGGGACGTACTCTTCATCCTGACAACATGGCAGCTGGCCCTGCATCCTACGGAATGACAGACACCATGGGACGCATGCATTCCGATGCCCAGTTTGCCGGATCTTCCTCGGTACCCGCACATGTTGAAATGATGGGCCTTATCGGTATGGGAAACAATCCCATGGTTGGAGCATCGGTTGCTGTTGCTGTCGCTCTGGAACAGGCCAGTTAA
- a CDS encoding RNA polymerase sigma factor → MNRFREFYNDNKGRFFWYLLCRSGDYDLAADTMQESFARYLERYAQRELSVSLLFTIGRNLLNDNSRKRRIIIPYDENKHKGRSDEESAYMEREESRRVMNAIQQLAPDEADLLSLVVSSGLSYHQIAELTGTSEGNIKVRIHRCRQKLKKILHTGET, encoded by the coding sequence GTGAATAGGTTTAGAGAGTTTTATAACGACAATAAAGGTCGTTTTTTTTGGTATCTTCTCTGCCGAAGTGGTGATTACGACCTGGCAGCAGATACCATGCAGGAGAGCTTTGCCAGGTATCTGGAACGATATGCTCAACGGGAACTCAGTGTATCGCTGCTTTTTACCATTGGTCGTAATCTCCTCAACGACAACAGCCGCAAACGGCGAATTATTATCCCGTATGATGAAAACAAGCATAAAGGAAGGTCTGATGAAGAGTCTGCCTACATGGAACGGGAGGAGTCACGCAGAGTGATGAATGCCATACAGCAGCTTGCTCCGGATGAGGCTGATCTCCTTTCACTCGTTGTAAGTAGTGGTTTGTCCTATCACCAAATCGCCGAATTGACAGGTACCAGTGAGGGCAATATAAAAGTTAGAATTCATCGCTGCCGGCAAAAGTTGAAAAAAATTCTTCATACAGGTGAGACATGA
- a CDS encoding cytochrome ubiquinol oxidase subunit I gives MNYPVWLLDAFGGGTLIALIAVVHVYVAHFAVGGGLFLVLTELKGLRENSPAILEYTKKHSRVFLLVSMVFGGLTGVAIWFTIALLSPAATSSLIHIFVFGWATEWVFFFGEIVSLLLYYYYFNKISSRNHLILGWIYFGCAWMSLFVINGVIDFMLTPGEWLNNGNFWSGFFNPTFWPALFFRTFLALMIAGLFGFITSVNLKDPEMRHKMVRYCGLWLMAPLVLLLASAMWYKAALPPAQQEMIFVKSPEMKPFLSGFVFLSPILFAGGLILAAFRPQAVRRPVAWVLLLLGLLYMGSFEFIREGGRRPFIIHNYMYSTAILKADMPEVQKKGVLQSARWVENKIITPENRMAAGAELNKILCLPCHSTGGPLNDILPLARRFTPQGMEAFILSMGTANPYMPPFAGNSEEAAVLAEYLTAGLIPGFLPTAPKITPVAVTPSPFDPETSEYVLLGGATLGNILYSEPEESGIDLSYGAPVLRAQLFFRDASPSLIMENTTVRYTIETGKGVVEGAMEAQDGYFETALAEIPTPLKPYQPFFIAQLEATVDGKVVATTQAKIGVATEFGCRNCHGGKWRQGGRSGMSRETASGILASHDRKSNTNLSADFADGKTVVCSSCHGDFSRGTESKPGLLSLSASIHGYHAGFLVEEGGNSCVLCHSSSDTGASHSYDGIHKQLDLSCSNCHGILADHAASLLKQEGDTGQAKSLLSLLESKGETVIAEVNPRSPWIMEPDCLTCHVDFHPPETDTAFNTWTEDGTGLFHNRMGEAAVVLCSSCHGQPHSLYPSVNAYGKVIGTLQPMQYQNSPYPIAADKGCAVCHTMEMEDEMHHPGSNAMFRNRE, from the coding sequence ATGAATTATCCGGTATGGCTACTCGATGCCTTTGGTGGTGGTACGCTTATTGCTCTTATTGCTGTTGTCCACGTGTATGTGGCGCATTTTGCAGTGGGTGGCGGACTTTTTCTTGTTCTCACCGAGCTGAAGGGTTTGCGTGAAAATTCTCCTGCAATTCTTGAATACACTAAGAAACATTCCAGAGTTTTTCTGTTGGTTTCCATGGTATTTGGTGGGCTTACAGGCGTTGCAATCTGGTTTACCATTGCACTTCTTAGTCCCGCTGCAACCTCTTCGCTTATTCATATTTTTGTCTTTGGCTGGGCCACCGAATGGGTATTTTTTTTCGGTGAAATTGTTTCCCTGCTGCTCTATTATTATTATTTCAACAAGATCAGTTCCAGAAATCATCTGATTCTTGGATGGATTTATTTTGGCTGTGCCTGGATGTCCCTTTTTGTCATTAACGGTGTAATTGATTTTATGCTCACTCCAGGTGAGTGGCTGAATAATGGGAATTTCTGGTCGGGATTTTTCAACCCAACCTTCTGGCCGGCACTCTTTTTCAGAACCTTTCTGGCACTGATGATTGCCGGACTGTTTGGTTTTATTACCAGTGTGAATCTGAAAGATCCGGAAATGCGGCATAAAATGGTGCGCTACTGCGGTCTCTGGCTTATGGCTCCCCTTGTTCTGCTCCTGGCGTCTGCCATGTGGTATAAAGCGGCCCTGCCACCTGCTCAGCAGGAGATGATTTTCGTCAAGTCACCAGAGATGAAACCCTTTCTCTCCGGGTTTGTCTTTCTTTCACCAATACTCTTTGCGGGCGGCCTGATTCTTGCTGCTTTTCGTCCTCAGGCGGTGCGTCGTCCAGTAGCCTGGGTTCTGCTCCTTCTGGGACTTCTCTATATGGGAAGCTTTGAGTTTATACGTGAAGGTGGCCGCAGGCCCTTTATCATTCACAACTATATGTACTCGACCGCTATTCTGAAGGCTGATATGCCGGAAGTTCAGAAAAAGGGTGTTTTGCAAAGTGCTCGTTGGGTAGAAAACAAAATTATTACTCCCGAGAACAGGATGGCCGCCGGTGCGGAACTGAACAAGATTCTTTGTCTCCCCTGCCATTCAACGGGCGGGCCTCTTAATGATATCCTTCCCCTTGCCAGACGTTTTACGCCCCAGGGTATGGAAGCTTTTATTTTAAGCATGGGAACTGCAAATCCTTATATGCCACCTTTTGCAGGCAACAGTGAGGAAGCTGCGGTTCTTGCCGAATATCTTACCGCTGGTTTGATCCCCGGTTTTCTTCCCACGGCTCCGAAAATCACTCCAGTGGCTGTGACTCCGTCACCATTTGATCCTGAAACCTCCGAATATGTATTGCTTGGGGGTGCCACACTGGGCAATATCCTCTATTCTGAGCCTGAAGAATCCGGGATTGATCTCTCCTATGGTGCTCCTGTCCTTCGCGCGCAACTGTTTTTCCGTGATGCAAGCCCCAGTCTGATTATGGAAAATACCACCGTTCGCTATACGATAGAGACCGGAAAAGGTGTGGTTGAAGGAGCAATGGAGGCGCAGGATGGATATTTTGAAACAGCACTTGCTGAAATCCCAACTCCATTGAAACCCTACCAGCCATTTTTTATTGCTCAGCTTGAGGCAACGGTGGACGGAAAGGTTGTTGCGACGACTCAGGCTAAAATTGGTGTTGCAACGGAGTTTGGCTGTCGAAATTGTCACGGTGGAAAATGGCGTCAGGGTGGGCGAAGCGGTATGTCCAGAGAGACTGCTTCCGGTATTCTTGCATCCCATGACAGAAAGAGTAATACCAACTTAAGTGCAGATTTCGCCGATGGGAAAACAGTGGTCTGTTCGTCATGTCACGGTGATTTCAGTCGTGGAACAGAGAGTAAACCTGGACTGTTAAGCCTCTCCGCATCCATACACGGCTATCATGCTGGATTTCTGGTTGAGGAGGGGGGGAATAGTTGTGTGCTCTGTCACTCATCAAGTGATACCGGCGCCAGTCACTCCTATGATGGTATTCACAAACAGCTGGACCTTTCCTGCAGCAATTGTCATGGTATTCTGGCTGATCATGCCGCAAGTCTCCTGAAACAGGAAGGTGATACCGGTCAGGCGAAGAGCCTTCTCTCGCTTCTTGAGAGCAAAGGAGAGACTGTGATTGCCGAGGTGAATCCTCGCAGTCCATGGATAATGGAACCAGATTGTCTAACCTGTCATGTTGATTTTCATCCTCCTGAAACCGATACTGCCTTTAATACCTGGACTGAAGATGGAACAGGTTTGTTTCACAACCGTATGGGCGAGGCTGCTGTGGTTTTATGCAGTTCCTGCCACGGTCAACCACATTCTCTTTATCCGTCTGTAAATGCCTATGGGAAGGTGATTGGTACACTGCAGCCGATGCAGTATCAAAACAGCCCCTATCCCATTGCGGCAGATAAGGGATGTGCCGTATGCCATACAATGGAGATGGAAGATGAGATGCACCACCCCGGCTCAAATGCAATGTTTAGAAATCGGGAATAG
- a CDS encoding iron-sulfur cluster assembly scaffold protein yields MEYSSEVKEMCPLIQGTNHGPSPIPQEGGWTQAKEIKDIRGLTHGVGWCAPHQGACKLTLNIKDGIIEEALIETIGCTGMTHSAAMASEILPGKTILEALNTDLVCDAINVAMRELFLQIVYGRSQSAFSEGGLPIGAGLEDLGKGLRSVTASTYGTKLKGPRYLEVTEGYVLELALDGDNEIIGYKFVHLGRMMEAIRNGEDANKALEKATGTYGRFAEAVKTIDPRKE; encoded by the coding sequence ATGGAATACTCTTCTGAAGTAAAAGAAATGTGTCCACTAATCCAGGGAACCAATCATGGTCCCTCGCCCATCCCCCAAGAAGGTGGCTGGACACAGGCAAAGGAAATAAAAGACATTCGTGGACTGACCCACGGAGTTGGCTGGTGTGCACCTCATCAGGGCGCCTGTAAGCTGACCCTGAATATTAAAGACGGCATTATCGAAGAAGCACTCATCGAAACCATTGGCTGTACCGGAATGACCCATTCCGCCGCCATGGCCTCTGAGATTTTGCCCGGCAAAACAATCCTAGAAGCACTCAATACTGATCTTGTCTGTGATGCCATCAATGTTGCCATGCGCGAACTCTTCCTGCAAATCGTCTATGGCCGCAGCCAATCCGCATTTTCTGAGGGAGGTCTTCCCATTGGTGCCGGTCTTGAAGACCTGGGTAAAGGATTGCGTTCCGTTACGGCAAGCACCTATGGCACAAAGCTCAAAGGCCCACGATATCTTGAAGTCACCGAAGGCTATGTTCTGGAGCTGGCCCTTGATGGTGACAATGAAATCATTGGCTACAAATTTGTCCATCTTGGTCGAATGATGGAAGCAATTAGAAATGGTGAAGACGCCAACAAGGCCCTTGAAAAAGCGACGGGGACCTATGGTCGTTTCGCAGAAGCCGTTAAAACCATTGATCCGCGTAAGGAATAA
- the phnC gene encoding phosphonate ABC transporter ATP-binding protein, protein MISLQSVNLGYSNIPILKNLTLHVGKGEFLGVIGLSGAGKSTLLMSIIGNIRVLQGNYQVFGYDLSSISKRELRLLRSQIGFIFQGYNLVNRLSVLHNVMCGMLKDLPMGRSLIKLYSGEELEKAHEYMQIVGIEQLAMKRCDELSGGQRQRVAIARALAQEPKVLLADEPVAALDPKSAVQVMDVLRKVNETYGVTIISNLHHLDFAREYCDRIVGVASGSISYDGSTHALQGSTLEAIYDNNRPMGGEFDIASIVDKTHGGVQSSPWEEERFAKVPVAA, encoded by the coding sequence ATGATATCTCTTCAGTCAGTGAACCTGGGTTACTCGAATATTCCTATTCTCAAAAATCTCACTCTCCATGTGGGGAAAGGGGAATTTCTGGGGGTGATAGGACTATCTGGTGCTGGTAAATCCACACTCCTTATGTCAATTATCGGAAATATTCGGGTTCTTCAGGGTAACTATCAGGTCTTTGGCTATGACCTTTCTTCAATAAGCAAACGGGAACTACGGCTGTTGCGTTCTCAGATAGGCTTTATCTTCCAGGGGTATAACCTTGTTAATCGACTTTCAGTTCTCCATAATGTGATGTGCGGTATGCTGAAGGATCTCCCCATGGGGCGTTCGCTGATCAAGCTTTATAGTGGTGAAGAGTTGGAAAAGGCCCATGAATATATGCAGATCGTCGGCATTGAACAGTTGGCTATGAAACGCTGTGATGAGCTTTCAGGCGGGCAACGGCAGCGGGTAGCTATTGCCAGAGCACTTGCACAGGAGCCGAAAGTCCTGCTGGCTGATGAGCCAGTTGCTGCTCTTGATCCCAAAAGTGCGGTCCAGGTGATGGATGTTCTACGCAAGGTAAATGAGACTTATGGGGTAACGATCATCAGTAATCTCCATCATCTGGATTTCGCACGCGAATATTGTGATCGCATTGTCGGGGTGGCTTCGGGATCTATTTCCTATGATGGTTCAACCCATGCACTGCAAGGAAGTACCCTGGAAGCAATCTATGACAACAACAGGCCCATGGGGGGTGAGTTCGACATAGCTTCAATTGTGGACAAAACGCATGGTGGAGTGCAAAGCAGCCCATGGGAGGAAGAGCGTTTCGCTAAAGTACCAGTAGCCGCATAA
- the tpx gene encoding thiol peroxidase, translating into MSERIGEATFLGNPLTLIGTEVKVGDKAPDFTLLKNDLSPASLADFAGKVLIITLVPSLDTPVCDTETRRFNSEAAALGTDVAILAVSMDLPFAQGRWCGAAGVEAVQTLSDHRDASMGESYGALIKELRLLSRVVLVVDREGTVTYVQYVKEISEEPDYDAALVAAKAAVG; encoded by the coding sequence ATGAGTGAACGTATTGGAGAAGCTACATTTTTAGGTAATCCTCTAACCTTAATTGGTACAGAGGTTAAAGTAGGAGATAAAGCACCTGATTTTACTCTCCTTAAGAATGATCTGTCACCAGCATCCCTGGCTGATTTTGCGGGTAAGGTGCTGATTATAACCCTGGTGCCTTCCCTGGATACGCCGGTTTGTGACACTGAGACCCGACGTTTCAACAGTGAGGCGGCTGCTCTTGGTACGGACGTTGCTATCCTTGCCGTCAGTATGGATCTTCCCTTTGCACAGGGGCGCTGGTGTGGGGCTGCAGGTGTGGAGGCGGTTCAGACCCTTTCCGATCACCGGGATGCATCCATGGGTGAGTCCTATGGTGCTTTGATTAAAGAGTTGCGTCTCCTCAGTCGTGTTGTTCTTGTGGTTGACCGGGAAGGGACGGTCACCTACGTCCAGTATGTGAAAGAGATCAGTGAAGAGCCTGATTATGATGCTGCGCTTGTTGCAGCAAAGGCTGCTGTTGGTTAA
- a CDS encoding phosphonate C-P lyase system protein PhnG, producing the protein MERESLPFLLQQVGCDELFSLVRLIETCSDVQVIQQPSAQTMMLPIEDPVSQGLFYGGELLVSSAIVRVNGAEGWGMVLDEQLELALQIAILDGAWTAGVEIKAINGLAEKGKKIHEQAIEQQGRQVAASRVSFDLM; encoded by the coding sequence ATGGAGCGAGAGTCACTTCCCTTTTTGCTGCAGCAGGTTGGTTGCGATGAACTTTTTTCCCTGGTTCGGCTAATTGAAACCTGCAGCGATGTACAGGTCATTCAGCAGCCAAGCGCACAGACCATGATGCTGCCCATTGAGGATCCTGTCAGTCAGGGTTTGTTCTATGGCGGAGAACTTCTGGTCAGTAGCGCCATTGTCCGCGTCAACGGGGCTGAGGGCTGGGGCATGGTTCTGGATGAACAGCTGGAGCTTGCACTCCAGATTGCCATCCTGGACGGGGCCTGGACGGCTGGTGTTGAAATCAAGGCTATCAATGGTCTGGCAGAAAAAGGAAAAAAAATACATGAGCAGGCTATTGAACAGCAGGGCAGACAGGTCGCCGCATCCAGGGTTTCTTTTGATTTGATGTGA
- a CDS encoding glycogen-binding domain-containing protein — protein sequence MKDYLISMFIDNELDLDEKIDFVQTVHNEQAFKNEAIDLLEQEKLLHAEIVHTTPLTSIPVETEPTKRVFLPWLRPAVLFSAGIALGIALLLIQLRSIPSPTPITVASTEIPYRFVIYRPEAKQAAIIGTFTRWQTVAMKPIGNSGYWSLTLTLPEGEYQYSYLVEEGKQITDPTVSERVQDDFGGENSLITIKV from the coding sequence ATGAAAGATTATCTGATCAGTATGTTCATTGACAATGAACTGGATCTTGACGAAAAAATAGATTTTGTGCAGACAGTGCATAATGAACAAGCGTTTAAAAATGAGGCTATAGATCTCCTTGAACAGGAAAAACTGCTGCACGCTGAAATAGTCCATACGACTCCACTGACCAGTATCCCTGTGGAAACGGAGCCGACAAAACGTGTTTTTCTCCCGTGGCTCCGACCGGCTGTACTGTTTTCAGCCGGAATCGCTCTTGGAATAGCCCTTCTGCTTATACAGCTGAGATCCATTCCTTCACCGACACCCATAACTGTGGCAAGCACAGAGATTCCGTATCGATTTGTGATCTATAGACCAGAGGCAAAGCAGGCTGCTATTATCGGGACCTTTACTCGCTGGCAAACGGTAGCTATGAAGCCAATCGGAAATAGTGGCTACTGGAGTCTGACTCTTACCCTTCCCGAAGGGGAATATCAGTACAGTTATCTTGTTGAAGAGGGAAAACAGATTACAGACCCAACCGTTTCTGAACGGGTACAGGATGATTTTGGCGGGGAAAACTCCCTTATAACAATCAAGGTATAA